The following proteins are co-located in the Candidatus Methylomirabilota bacterium genome:
- the proC gene encoding pyrroline-5-carboxylate reductase: MTALQDKRIAFIGAGNMGEALIKGLLQAGQVRPEQVIATDIRTERLDVIHKMYRIETLTNNEEAATKAQILLLAVKPQVMDEVLTGLRGAVTEDHLLLSVAAGIRTAFIEARFSHPTRVVRIMPNTPALILAGASAITPGRHATEEDLKSTWEVFEAVGRVVQVEEKLMDAVTGLSGSGPAYIFVLIEALADAGVHMGLTREVATLLAAQTAFGAARMVLESGEHPAKLKDMVTSPAGTTVAGLHILEQAGFRGLLMEAVEAATRRSMELGEE; encoded by the coding sequence GTGACGGCATTACAGGATAAGCGTATCGCGTTCATCGGCGCTGGGAACATGGGCGAGGCCCTGATCAAAGGCCTCCTCCAGGCAGGACAGGTTCGCCCGGAACAGGTGATCGCGACCGACATCCGAACAGAGCGCCTCGACGTAATACACAAGATGTATCGCATCGAGACCTTGACCAATAATGAGGAAGCCGCCACCAAGGCTCAGATCCTCCTCCTCGCCGTGAAGCCGCAGGTGATGGATGAAGTCCTCACCGGGCTCCGTGGAGCGGTGACAGAGGATCATCTCCTTCTCTCGGTCGCCGCTGGGATCCGGACGGCTTTTATTGAAGCCAGGTTTTCTCACCCAACCCGGGTTGTGCGGATCATGCCCAACACGCCTGCCCTCATCCTGGCCGGTGCGAGTGCCATCACGCCTGGACGGCACGCCACTGAAGAGGATCTGAAGTCCACCTGGGAGGTCTTCGAGGCGGTGGGCCGCGTCGTCCAAGTTGAGGAAAAGTTGATGGATGCCGTGACCGGTCTGAGCGGGAGTGGCCCCGCCTACATCTTTGTCTTGATCGAGGCCCTTGCGGACGCGGGGGTCCACATGGGACTTACTCGCGAGGTCGCCACCTTGCTTGCAGCCCAGACAGCCTTCGGAGCAGCCCGGATGGTCCTGGAATCGGGAGAACACCCCGCCAAACTCAAAGATATGGTCACCTCACCTGCGGGGACCACCGTCGCCGGCCTCCACATCTTGGAACAGGCGGGGTTTCGAGGGTTACTCATGGAGGCGGTCGAGGCGGCAACCCGTCGCTCCATGGAGCTGGGTGAGGAGTAG
- the uvrC gene encoding excinuclease ABC subunit UvrC, producing the protein MMLSEKIKGLPDRPGVYLFKGKKGEMLYIGKALSLRKRVQSYFQGREAQSERSERMASLLSQVLDVEVIVTDNELEALILESNLVKEQQPKYNVVLKDDKHYPFLKLDLHDPWPRLQVVRQVKEDKALYFGPYVPATTMWKLLHLINRTFPLRKCPDIRGRRHCLDYHLGRCLGPCEQSVGKAEYDQVVERVRLVLEGRDRELAKQLGESMHQAAGRLEFERAAKFRDQLLTLREALAGQKVLSAGGEEQDAFGISIQGAEANIQILLIRRGRLVGRESFTCGEGLARTPGDLLDAFIRQFYLRRRTIPPEVLTSHPMEDADMIARWLSERAQHRVEVRHPQRGRKARLVELAVKNAEIVLMASLKSTAGRDAALEDLRRVLGISQVPHRIEAYDISNIQGMLAVGSQVVYEDALPRRSDYKRYRIKTVSGADDYAMLEEVLRRRFARVAQWPLPDLILIDGGRGQLNVALKVARGLGQRELPIISLAKEEEVVHHPFRHTPIALPEGSRARHLLLQIRDEAHRFAITYHKKLRGKQSLSSILEEIPGVGEKRRQALLRGFGSLKAMQQATIEEIRRVGGLPSHVAAAVHDFLQALAE; encoded by the coding sequence ATGATGCTATCGGAAAAGATCAAAGGGCTGCCGGACCGACCCGGGGTCTATCTCTTCAAGGGGAAAAAGGGGGAGATGCTTTACATCGGCAAGGCCCTTTCCCTGAGGAAGCGGGTGCAGTCTTACTTTCAGGGGCGGGAAGCGCAGTCGGAGCGGTCCGAGCGGATGGCGAGCCTGCTTTCGCAGGTCCTGGATGTCGAGGTGATCGTCACCGACAATGAACTCGAGGCCCTGATCTTGGAGTCGAATCTCGTCAAGGAGCAGCAGCCCAAATATAACGTTGTGCTCAAAGATGACAAGCACTACCCCTTCCTCAAGCTGGACCTTCACGATCCGTGGCCGCGTCTGCAGGTGGTCCGGCAAGTGAAAGAGGACAAAGCCCTATACTTTGGTCCGTATGTGCCCGCCACCACCATGTGGAAGCTCCTCCACCTGATCAACAGAACCTTCCCCCTCCGGAAATGTCCCGATATTCGGGGGCGCCGGCACTGCCTGGACTATCATCTCGGCCGTTGCCTCGGTCCCTGTGAGCAGTCGGTGGGTAAGGCGGAATACGATCAGGTGGTGGAGCGGGTCCGTCTCGTCCTGGAGGGACGGGACCGCGAGTTGGCCAAGCAGCTTGGGGAGAGCATGCATCAGGCGGCAGGAAGGCTGGAGTTCGAGCGGGCGGCCAAGTTCCGGGACCAACTCCTCACTTTACGGGAAGCCCTGGCCGGGCAGAAGGTCCTCTCAGCGGGTGGCGAAGAGCAGGATGCCTTTGGGATCAGTATCCAAGGAGCGGAGGCCAATATTCAAATCCTCCTGATCCGCCGGGGACGCCTTGTCGGCCGGGAGTCTTTCACCTGTGGCGAAGGGCTTGCCCGCACGCCTGGAGACCTCCTGGATGCTTTCATCCGGCAGTTCTATCTCCGACGGCGGACCATCCCGCCCGAGGTTCTCACGTCGCATCCAATGGAGGATGCGGACATGATCGCGCGGTGGCTTTCGGAGCGCGCCCAACACCGCGTGGAGGTTCGCCATCCCCAGCGCGGCCGCAAGGCCCGCCTGGTCGAATTGGCGGTAAAGAACGCCGAGATTGTCCTGATGGCGAGCTTGAAATCGACAGCAGGCCGGGACGCGGCACTCGAAGATCTGCGGAGGGTGCTGGGCATCTCCCAAGTCCCCCACCGAATAGAGGCCTATGACATCTCCAACATCCAGGGGATGCTAGCAGTCGGGTCCCAGGTGGTGTATGAGGATGCCTTACCCCGCCGCTCAGACTACAAACGATACCGGATTAAAACGGTGAGTGGGGCGGATGATTATGCCATGCTGGAGGAGGTCCTGCGGCGGCGGTTCGCCAGAGTGGCGCAGTGGCCCCTGCCCGATCTGATCCTCATCGACGGGGGACGTGGACAACTGAACGTGGCGCTCAAGGTGGCTCGGGGACTAGGGCAGCGGGAGCTGCCCATCATTTCGTTGGCGAAAGAGGAAGAGGTCGTTCACCATCCGTTCCGGCACACGCCGATTGCACTCCCCGAAGGCTCCCGGGCCAGGCACCTGCTTCTGCAGATTCGGGATGAAGCCCATCGTTTTGCCATCACGTACCACAAGAAGCTCCGTGGGAAGCAGAGCCTCTCCTCGATCCTGGAGGAGATCCCTGGAGTAGGAGAGAAACGGAGGCAGGCCCTCCTCAGGGGCTTTGGTTCTCTCAAGGCCATGCAGCAGGCCACTATTGAGGAAATTCGAAGAGTGGGGGGACTGCCCTCCCATGTTGCGGCTGCCGTCCACGATTTTCTGCAGGCCCTTGCCGAGTAG
- a CDS encoding diadenylate cyclase has translation MKPGELTRAMIEAARSVAKDAGVRAVFLNADLVSDPAQLKGVFGETEVVFFTRKRLRAPRLQGVADRIIHLPPVALNRIAQIKLAALLALSKGYLQLGDLILFLSGIQHLGALDTMMIMEVGEEFELFSLKEGGSFMTVVNPEVFARVVDLAVELAHEGREGKSLGAIFVLGDTEEVMKYVDQLVLNPFQGHPEERRNILDPQIMESVKEFCAIDGAFVIRSDGVIVTGGAYLRPPVPGDELPPGLGARHAVAASMSASTDAVIVTLSESTGTVRIFEGGRMVTEIERGPRKRGST, from the coding sequence ATGAAGCCAGGAGAGCTTACGAGGGCGATGATCGAGGCGGCGCGCAGCGTCGCCAAAGACGCGGGTGTCCGGGCTGTGTTTCTGAACGCCGACCTGGTATCTGACCCCGCCCAGCTCAAGGGGGTTTTTGGCGAGACGGAGGTGGTCTTCTTCACCCGGAAGCGGCTCCGGGCACCGCGGCTACAGGGGGTAGCCGATAGGATTATCCACCTCCCGCCGGTGGCCTTGAATCGGATCGCGCAGATCAAATTGGCTGCTCTCTTGGCCCTCTCCAAAGGATATCTCCAGCTAGGGGATCTCATCCTGTTTCTGTCCGGGATCCAGCATCTTGGAGCTCTGGATACCATGATGATCATGGAGGTGGGGGAGGAGTTTGAGCTCTTCTCGCTAAAGGAGGGGGGCTCGTTTATGACGGTTGTGAATCCCGAAGTGTTTGCCCGGGTGGTGGACCTGGCAGTGGAATTGGCCCACGAGGGCCGGGAGGGGAAGTCACTCGGAGCCATCTTCGTACTCGGGGACACCGAAGAAGTCATGAAGTACGTCGATCAACTCGTCTTGAATCCCTTCCAGGGCCATCCAGAGGAGCGACGAAACATCCTGGATCCACAAATCATGGAGTCGGTAAAGGAGTTTTGCGCCATCGATGGCGCCTTCGTCATCCGATCGGACGGCGTGATCGTCACCGGTGGGGCCTACCTCCGTCCTCCCGTTCCGGGGGACGAGTTACCCCCCGGTCTCGGGGCCCGGCACGCGGTAGCAGCCTCAATGAGTGCAAGCACTGATGCGGTTATCGTGACTCTCTCCGAGTCCACGGGAACGGTTCGGATTTTCGAGGGGGGTCGGATGGTGACCGAGATCGAACGGGGCCCCAGGAAGCGGGGGAGCACATAG
- a CDS encoding RidA family protein, whose protein sequence is MELEVVATEKAPKAVGPYVQGVKAHGFLFTAGQIGLDPATGKLVEGGIETETRRVLESLKAVVEAAGSSFTQVVKTTVFLTDLGHFQAMNQIYATYFSGPSPARSTVGVARLPLGALVEIELVALVEKD, encoded by the coding sequence ATGGAGCTCGAGGTCGTGGCGACGGAAAAGGCCCCGAAGGCGGTGGGGCCCTATGTGCAGGGGGTAAAGGCACATGGGTTTCTCTTCACCGCGGGACAGATCGGGCTGGACCCGGCCACGGGCAAACTCGTGGAGGGAGGGATTGAGACCGAGACCCGTCGGGTGTTGGAGAGTCTCAAGGCCGTTGTCGAGGCTGCAGGGAGTTCCTTCACACAGGTGGTGAAGACGACGGTCTTTCTCACCGATCTTGGCCACTTTCAGGCCATGAACCAGATCTACGCCACGTACTTTTCAGGACCCAGCCCAGCCCGTTCCACCGTCGGTGTCGCCCGGCTCCCTTTGGGGGCATTGGTAGAGATCGAATTGGTGGCCCTCGTGGAGAAGGACTGA
- a CDS encoding methylated-DNA--[protein]-cysteine S-methyltransferase — MRERASLYQLLKTTRGWVAVAYTERGILALTLPVETLERAFEALQGKFAFPLARGQGYEKLARDLDCYFRGEAVSFDYPLDLTAATPFQQKVWAVLRGIPHGATQGYQEVARTIGMPRAARAVGQAVGANAIPLLIPCHRVVASDGSLGGFAWGLTWKCRLLQVEGVTPTSKT, encoded by the coding sequence ATGCGTGAGAGGGCCAGCTTATACCAGTTGCTTAAAACCACCCGTGGCTGGGTGGCCGTTGCCTATACCGAGCGAGGGATCCTGGCCCTCACGCTCCCGGTCGAGACCCTAGAGAGGGCCTTCGAGGCCTTGCAGGGAAAGTTTGCTTTCCCCTTGGCTCGGGGACAGGGATACGAAAAGCTGGCTCGGGACCTCGATTGTTACTTCCGAGGAGAGGCGGTCTCATTCGACTATCCGCTGGATCTTACGGCAGCTACTCCTTTTCAACAGAAGGTGTGGGCGGTCCTGCGGGGAATTCCGCACGGGGCAACGCAGGGCTACCAAGAGGTAGCGAGGACGATCGGGATGCCTCGGGCGGCGCGGGCAGTCGGGCAGGCTGTAGGAGCGAATGCGATCCCCCTTCTCATCCCCTGCCACCGGGTTGTGGCGTCTGACGGGTCCCTGGGTGGCTTTGCCTGGGGTCTGACGTGGAAGTGTCGCCTCCTGCAGGTAGAAGGGGTCACGCCAACGTCGAAGACGTAG
- a CDS encoding gluconolaconase has protein sequence MSESSSPEPHISAVEPSVSVEGGTVVVVGTGFLSGGTPPLVFLGEAEARPSIASDIRLVLPIPPNATAGPLTLMIDTEPISTPFTIGTKLATGVHPVANPVVDAEGVIYTTISGRRGQKVPTPLVRITPAGAVEHIAALPINPTGLALQPDGALLTSSRFDGSVYRLLLPEGDAQVIAKNLGIATGLCLDEAGVLYIGDRTGTVYRLPPEGQAEPFASLPPSVAAFHLTAGPDGNLYATAPTLSNQDVIYQINSFGDAEPYWGPLERPQGLAFDRQGRLWVTAGVRGHRGVYMFSNRQAPRLMISGANLVGLAFAPDQYLILASTSAIFRIPPFA, from the coding sequence GTGTCTGAATCATCCTCCCCGGAACCCCACATCTCCGCGGTCGAGCCCTCGGTAAGTGTCGAGGGAGGAACTGTCGTCGTTGTGGGGACGGGCTTTCTCAGCGGCGGGACACCACCCCTCGTCTTTCTCGGCGAGGCCGAGGCCCGGCCATCGATCGCCTCCGATATCCGTCTGGTCCTCCCCATCCCCCCCAACGCGACCGCTGGCCCCCTCACCCTCATGATCGATACAGAGCCTATCAGCACTCCTTTCACCATCGGGACCAAGCTGGCCACCGGAGTTCACCCGGTGGCCAATCCCGTGGTGGATGCAGAGGGGGTCATTTACACCACCATCAGCGGCCGGCGTGGACAGAAGGTTCCAACCCCACTGGTGCGCATCACCCCCGCCGGGGCCGTGGAGCACATTGCTGCTCTCCCTATCAATCCCACTGGGCTGGCGCTCCAGCCCGATGGGGCCCTCTTGACCTCGAGCCGATTCGATGGGTCCGTATATCGTCTTCTTCTTCCTGAAGGGGACGCCCAGGTGATCGCGAAAAACTTGGGCATTGCCACGGGTCTCTGTCTCGACGAGGCCGGCGTCCTATACATCGGAGATCGAACCGGAACCGTCTACCGTCTGCCGCCAGAGGGCCAGGCCGAGCCCTTCGCCTCCCTGCCGCCCAGCGTGGCCGCCTTCCATCTGACCGCCGGGCCGGACGGAAATCTCTACGCCACGGCCCCGACACTCTCCAACCAAGATGTCATTTACCAGATCAACAGCTTCGGTGATGCCGAACCCTACTGGGGACCCCTGGAAAGACCTCAAGGCCTTGCGTTTGACCGGCAGGGTCGGCTCTGGGTGACTGCCGGGGTCAGGGGACACCGCGGGGTCTACATGTTCTCGAACCGACAAGCCCCCCGGCTTATGATATCCGGAGCCAACTTGGTCGGCCTCGCCTTCGCGCCCGACCAGTATTTGATCCTGGCCAGCACATCGGCGATCTTCCGTATTCCGCCTTTCGCCTAA
- a CDS encoding 4Fe-4S binding protein, whose protein sequence is MVLYLCILDAQGGSHREHTVYEDIPHYNRKTKKKRRPRLMAVVNDSCTGCEACIPFCPVDCIDHEPSGTYTGAVIPPVRIRWHECIGCLICARVCDGMAWEAIDMIPIDDFEDQFRVPIGDQAHPPEEAPQEAVTAGTAD, encoded by the coding sequence ATGGTACTATACTTGTGCATCTTGGATGCTCAGGGAGGGTCGCACAGGGAGCACACCGTGTACGAGGATATCCCCCATTACAACAGAAAAACCAAAAAAAAGAGGCGACCGCGCCTCATGGCCGTCGTCAACGACTCTTGCACCGGGTGTGAGGCGTGTATTCCCTTTTGTCCGGTAGATTGTATCGACCACGAACCATCCGGGACGTACACCGGGGCGGTCATTCCCCCCGTCCGGATCCGTTGGCACGAGTGCATTGGGTGCCTGATCTGCGCCCGGGTCTGTGATGGCATGGCTTGGGAGGCCATTGATATGATCCCCATCGACGATTTTGAGGATCAGTTCCGGGTTCCGATCGGGGATCAGGCCCATCCCCCCGAGGAAGCCCCTCAAGAAGCAGTGACCGCCGGAACTGCTGACTAG
- a CDS encoding DUF971 domain-containing protein: MGFVSDPVDYGLEEDRRQVYVRWRDGHESRYPLDDLRKVCPCADCHTAERPAERPQGGLQVLTGPVIGRGEIRIVQMAPVGRYALNFTWSDGHSTGIYSFDFLRSLCPCEICRSGAGH; encoded by the coding sequence ATGGGATTCGTTTCGGATCCAGTGGACTATGGCCTCGAGGAGGATCGACGCCAGGTCTATGTCCGCTGGCGTGATGGCCATGAGAGCCGTTATCCGCTGGACGATTTACGGAAGGTGTGCCCCTGCGCCGATTGTCATACGGCCGAGAGACCGGCCGAGAGACCACAGGGGGGGCTTCAGGTCCTGACCGGCCCGGTGATCGGTCGGGGGGAGATTCGGATCGTGCAGATGGCGCCGGTGGGCCGCTATGCGTTGAATTTCACGTGGAGCGACGGTCACAGTACAGGAATATACTCTTTCGATTTCCTGCGGAGCCTCTGCCCGTGTGAAATCTGCCGCTCAGGAGCAGGACATTGA
- a CDS encoding small multi-drug export protein — MQWMQGLPPEMATFIMATLPISELRGAIPVALGVYKLPVWSAVLWAVLGNLAPIPFILKLLEPVSKFLRERWRIWDRFFNWLFTRTRRKGERYFQVYKEMGLVLFVAIPLPITGAWTGSVASFLFGLSLGRGFFLITLGVLIAATLVTAASLGVGWLVFLGGSHVH; from the coding sequence GTGCAGTGGATGCAGGGACTTCCTCCGGAGATGGCCACCTTTATTATGGCCACCCTTCCGATCTCGGAACTCAGGGGGGCAATCCCGGTAGCCCTCGGTGTCTACAAACTTCCCGTCTGGTCTGCCGTGCTCTGGGCAGTCCTGGGCAATTTAGCACCCATCCCCTTTATCCTGAAACTCCTGGAGCCGGTTTCGAAATTTCTGCGTGAACGCTGGCGTATCTGGGATAGATTTTTCAACTGGCTTTTCACCCGGACCCGCCGAAAGGGGGAGCGCTATTTTCAGGTCTATAAAGAGATGGGACTTGTCCTGTTCGTTGCCATTCCTCTCCCCATTACTGGGGCCTGGACGGGGTCCGTGGCGTCATTTCTTTTCGGGCTTTCTCTCGGACGGGGTTTTTTTCTGATCACGCTCGGTGTCCTTATCGCCGCGACCTTGGTGACGGCTGCAAGTTTGGGCGTAGGCTGGCTCGTCTTTCTGGGAGGATCTCATGTGCATTGA
- a CDS encoding Lrp/AsnC ligand binding domain-containing protein: MIRAYIFIEATKARDLKVEEEIVTLPGVKQADVVTGRFDVIAMVEVEELGALWELVDRIQALPPVVKTTTNVVVKR; encoded by the coding sequence ATGATCCGGGCCTATATATTTATCGAGGCAACCAAGGCAAGAGATCTCAAAGTAGAGGAAGAGATCGTCACGTTACCCGGCGTGAAGCAGGCCGATGTGGTTACGGGACGGTTCGACGTCATTGCTATGGTCGAGGTGGAGGAGCTCGGAGCCCTCTGGGAGCTGGTCGACAGGATTCAGGCTCTGCCTCCTGTCGTGAAGACCACGACCAACGTTGTGGTCAAGCGGTGA
- a CDS encoding isoprenylcysteine carboxylmethyltransferase family protein codes for MNADEQATLRRWTIVVGLVLAVTVSILFPLLVTKWDRHLVEVSLGPFRWVGLVPISLGVILVVWSAALLFTRGGGTPAPWDPPQRFIMAGPYQYVRNPMMLGVFATVFGEAVLAESLAILLYLGLVVSVVCWYVVAIEEKGLEIRFTDTYVVYKERVPRWLPHLRRKR; via the coding sequence GTGAACGCCGACGAGCAAGCTACCCTCCGGCGGTGGACCATCGTCGTGGGGCTGGTGCTCGCGGTGACCGTCTCAATTCTTTTTCCCCTCCTGGTGACGAAGTGGGACCGGCACCTGGTCGAAGTCTCTCTCGGTCCTTTCCGATGGGTCGGCCTTGTCCCGATAAGTCTTGGCGTCATCCTGGTGGTGTGGTCAGCCGCTCTCTTGTTCACCCGGGGGGGGGGCACGCCAGCCCCCTGGGATCCGCCCCAGAGGTTCATCATGGCCGGTCCATATCAGTATGTTCGGAACCCCATGATGCTCGGCGTCTTTGCAACCGTGTTCGGTGAAGCAGTGTTGGCAGAGTCACTGGCAATTTTGCTCTATCTAGGTTTGGTGGTGAGCGTGGTGTGTTGGTACGTCGTCGCCATTGAAGAGAAAGGACTGGAGATCCGCTTTACTGATACGTACGTCGTCTACAAAGAACGTGTCCCGCGGTGGCTTCCCCACCTGCGCCGAAAGAGATAG